From the genome of Deinococcus sp. JMULE3, one region includes:
- the trxB gene encoding thioredoxin-disulfide reductase, which yields MTGNTQNYDVVIVGGGPAGLTAAIYTGRAELSTLILEKGLPGGQIAQTEEVENYPGFPEPISGMELASRMQQQAEKFGGRIEMDEVQSIARTDDDREHAYPFTVTGYSGTYRAKAVILATGANPKRLGIPGEEAFWGRGVSTCATCDGFFYRGKKVVVIGGGDAAVEEGLFLTKFADEVTLIHRRDTLRANKVAQARAFANPKMKFIWDTAVEEIKGDDAVSGVRLKNLKTGEESDMSTDGVFIFIGHTPNTEFVKDTVKLRPDGYVDVTDEIYTSVPMLFAAGDVSDYIYRQLGTSVGAGTRAAMSAERALAALELETETAAD from the coding sequence ATGACGGGCAACACCCAGAACTACGACGTGGTCATCGTCGGCGGCGGCCCCGCCGGACTCACCGCCGCCATCTACACCGGCCGCGCCGAACTCAGCACCCTGATCCTCGAAAAGGGCCTCCCCGGCGGGCAGATCGCCCAGACCGAGGAAGTCGAGAACTACCCCGGCTTCCCCGAACCCATCAGCGGCATGGAACTCGCCAGCCGCATGCAGCAGCAGGCCGAGAAGTTCGGCGGCAGGATCGAGATGGACGAGGTCCAGAGCATCGCCCGCACGGACGACGACCGCGAACACGCCTACCCCTTCACCGTCACCGGCTACAGCGGCACCTACCGCGCCAAGGCCGTGATCCTCGCCACCGGCGCCAACCCCAAACGCCTGGGCATCCCCGGCGAGGAGGCCTTCTGGGGCCGCGGCGTCAGCACCTGCGCCACCTGCGACGGCTTCTTCTACCGCGGCAAGAAGGTCGTCGTGATCGGCGGGGGCGACGCCGCCGTCGAGGAAGGCCTGTTCCTGACCAAGTTCGCCGACGAGGTCACCCTGATCCACCGCCGCGACACCCTGCGCGCCAACAAGGTCGCCCAGGCCCGCGCGTTCGCGAACCCCAAGATGAAATTCATCTGGGACACCGCCGTCGAGGAGATCAAGGGCGACGACGCCGTCAGCGGCGTCCGCCTGAAGAACCTCAAGACCGGCGAGGAAAGCGACATGAGCACCGACGGCGTGTTCATCTTCATCGGTCACACCCCCAACACCGAGTTCGTGAAGGACACCGTCAAGCTCCGCCCCGACGGGTACGTGGACGTCACCGACGAGATCTACACCAGCGTGCCCATGCTGTTCGCGGCCGGGGACGTCAGCGACTACATCTACCGCCAGCTGGGCACCAGCGTCGGCGCCGGAACCCGCGCCGCCATGAGCGCCGAACGCGCCCTGGCCGCCCTGGAACTCGAAACCGAAACCGCCGCCGACTGA
- a CDS encoding PQQ-binding-like beta-propeller repeat protein — translation MTVSPNGDLTFVGSDAKVHRTDAKGSEKWNFTVGDIGRAYPLVTPQGVTIATSYDDTVYALDPKGKLLWKRKLDGDIFATPALRPDGSLIIATAGGTVHALNAAGQPLWTYKVGAPVFSSPAVAADGTIYFGAQNNRMHALSGDGKLKWAYTAGSLVFSSPAIGPDGTVYFGSSDRRIHAVAPDGQPKWTFLTGLFVNANPIVTSGGLVVVGSYDGSVYAVNTTGELEWTYKAGAGIAASAVELSDGVVVVPDLRGTLHAIGKAGQSLWQIRTGKKIDTGASVSDQGSLYFVTEGGGLNIIQKGRPLAVGAWTSFHGAPNLVGRMTTPAELQAQTQARRAAATAVLAALKPSAGAAPAQPVPPRTN, via the coding sequence GTGACGGTCTCCCCGAACGGGGATCTCACGTTCGTGGGTTCCGACGCGAAGGTCCACCGGACCGACGCGAAGGGCAGCGAGAAATGGAACTTCACCGTCGGCGACATCGGCCGCGCCTACCCGCTCGTGACGCCGCAGGGCGTGACCATCGCCACGTCCTACGACGACACCGTGTACGCCTTGGACCCCAAGGGCAAACTCCTGTGGAAACGCAAGCTGGACGGTGACATCTTCGCCACGCCCGCCCTGCGTCCCGACGGCAGCCTGATCATCGCGACCGCCGGGGGCACCGTGCACGCCCTGAACGCCGCCGGGCAGCCCCTCTGGACGTACAAGGTGGGCGCGCCGGTGTTCAGCAGCCCCGCCGTCGCCGCGGACGGCACCATCTACTTCGGGGCGCAGAACAACCGCATGCACGCCCTGAGCGGGGACGGGAAGCTGAAGTGGGCCTACACGGCCGGATCGCTGGTGTTCAGCTCCCCAGCCATCGGTCCGGACGGCACGGTGTACTTCGGCAGCAGTGACCGCCGCATTCACGCGGTCGCACCCGACGGTCAGCCGAAGTGGACGTTCCTGACGGGACTGTTCGTGAACGCCAACCCGATCGTGACCAGTGGTGGTCTGGTCGTGGTGGGTAGTTACGACGGCAGCGTGTACGCCGTGAACACCACCGGCGAACTGGAATGGACCTACAAGGCGGGTGCGGGGATCGCGGCCAGCGCCGTGGAACTCAGCGACGGCGTGGTGGTCGTTCCGGACCTGCGCGGCACGCTGCACGCGATCGGGAAGGCCGGGCAGTCCCTGTGGCAGATCAGGACCGGCAAGAAGATCGATACCGGCGCGAGCGTCAGTGATCAGGGCTCGCTGTACTTCGTGACGGAAGGGGGCGGGCTGAACATCATCCAGAAGGGTCGTCCGCTGGCGGTGGGCGCGTGGACGAGTTTCCACGGCGCGCCGAACCTGGTGGGGCGCATGACGACCCCGGCGGAACTGCAGGCGCAGACGCAGGCGCGCCGGGCCGCCGCGACCGCCGTGCTGGCCGCCCTGAAGCCCAGCGCGGGGGCGGCACCCGCGCAGCCTGTCCCGCCCCGCACGAACTGA
- a CDS encoding HD domain-containing protein has product MPRRSLLARIRRKARGYAAKARRLLRSVNAEDAHPDDPWAQTHLTPEEARVYRAMDPRDREHACRVTRHLLRDHPHADPQLIAAALLHDCGKSLRPYFLWERVLVGLIPNRLSRVLPPVGAIGIRAHHPELGARLLAHAGARPRVARLVARHHHPGGDPDATLLHLYDDQE; this is encoded by the coding sequence ATGCCGCGCCGTTCCCTCCTCGCTCGCATCCGCCGCAAGGCGCGCGGATACGCCGCCAAGGCCCGCCGCCTGCTGCGCAGCGTGAACGCCGAGGACGCCCACCCCGACGACCCCTGGGCGCAAACGCACCTGACGCCCGAGGAAGCCCGCGTGTACCGCGCCATGGACCCCCGCGACCGTGAGCACGCCTGCCGCGTCACCCGGCACCTGCTGCGTGACCACCCGCACGCCGACCCACAGCTGATCGCCGCCGCGCTGCTGCACGACTGCGGCAAGAGCCTGCGCCCCTACTTCCTGTGGGAACGCGTGCTGGTCGGACTGATCCCGAACCGTCTGTCGCGGGTGCTGCCACCCGTGGGCGCGATCGGCATCCGCGCGCACCACCCGGAACTCGGCGCGCGGCTCCTCGCGCACGCCGGGGCGCGGCCCCGCGTGGCCCGGCTGGTCGCCCGGCACCACCACCCCGGCGGGGACCCGGACGCCACCCTGCTGCACCTCTACGACGACCAGGAATAG